The following are encoded in a window of Panicum virgatum strain AP13 chromosome 5N, P.virgatum_v5, whole genome shotgun sequence genomic DNA:
- the LOC120672434 gene encoding signal recognition particle 54 kDa protein 2, with protein sequence MVLAQLGGSISRALAQMSNATVIDEKVLNDCLNEISRALLQADVQFKMVRDMQTNIKRIVNLEALAAGTNKRRIMQQAVFTELCNMLDPGKPSFTPKKGKPSVVMFVGLQGSGKTTTCTKYAFYHQRKGFKPALVCADTFRAGAFDQLKQNATKAKIPFYGSYMESDPVKIAVEGVERFKKENCDLIIVDTSGRHKQEAALFEEMRQVSEATKPDLVIFVMDSSIGQAAFDQAQAFKQSASVGAVIITKMDGHAKGGGALSAVAATKSPVIFIGTGEHIDEFEVFDVKPFVSRLLGMGDWSGFMDKIHEVVPTDQQPELLQKLSEGSFTLRLMYEQFQNILKMGPIGQVFSMLPGFSAELMPKGHEKESQAKIKRYMTMMDSMTDAELDSTNPKLMTESRIIRIARGSGRPVRDVMDMLEEYKRLAKIWGKMKGLKIPKKGEMSALSRNMNVQHMSKVLPPQMLKQIGGMGGLQSLMKQMGSKEMSGMFGGMGGDR encoded by the exons ATGGTGCTCGCGCAGCTGGGCGGGAGCATCTCCCGCGCCCTGGCGCAGATGAGCAACGCCACGGTGATCGACGAGAAGGTGCTCAACGACTGCCTCAACGAGATCTCGCGCGCGCTCCTCCAGGCCGACGTCCAGTTCAAGATGGTCCGCGACATGCAGACAAACATCAAGCGCATCGTCAACCTGgaggcgctcgccgccggcaccaACAAGCGCCGCATCATGCAGCAG GCCGTCTTCACGGAGCTCTGCAACATGTTGGATCCCGGGAAGCCTTCCTTCACACCCAAAAAGGGCAAGCCAAGCGTTGTCATGTTCGTTGGTCTGCAAG GTTCTGGTAAAACTACCACTTGTACAAAATATGCATTCTATCATCAGAGGAAAGGATTCAAACCAGCACTGGTTTGTGCTGATACATTTAGGGCTGGTGCTTTTGATCAGCTAAAACAAAATGCAACGAAGGCCAAGATCCCCTTTTATGGAAG CTACATGGAGTCTGATCCAGTGAAAATTGCTGTTGAGGGTGTGGAAAGGTTCAAGAAAGAAAATTGCGATCTCATAATTGTAGATACAAGTGGAAGGCACAAACAAGAAGCAGCACTTTTTGAGGAAATGCGGCAAGTTTCAGAAGCAACT AAACCAGACTTGGTAATATTTGTGATGGACAGCAGTATTGGTCAGGCTGCATTTGATCAGGCACAGGCATTTAAACAAAGTGCTTCTGTTGGTGCTGTGATTATTACGAAAATGGATGGTCATGCGAAAGGAGGTGGCGCTCTTAGCGC GGTCGCAGCAACGAAAAGTCCTGTTATATTCATTGGAACTGGAGAACACATTGATGAGTTTGAAGTTTTTGATGTGAAGCCATTTGTTAGTCGCCTGTTAG GTATGGGAGACTGGTCAGGCTTTATGGACAAGATTCATGAAGTAGTGCCTACCGATCAACAACCCGAGCTTTTGCAGAAACTGTCTGAAGGAAGCTTTACTCTCAGGCTTATGTATGAGCAGTTCCAGAACATTTTGAAAATGGGTCCTATTGGCCAG GTCTTCTCTATGTTGCCTGGATTCAGTGCCGAATTGATGCCAAAAGGGCATGAGAAGGAAAGTCAGGCCAAGATTAAGCGGTACATGACGATGATGGATTCCATGACAGATGCAG AGCTTGACAGCACCAACCCAAAGCTAATGACTGAGTCACGGATTATTCGGATTGCCCGGGGGTCTGGCCGGCCTGTCAGAGATGTCATGGACATGCTGGAAGAGTATAAGCGGCTTGCTAAAATCTGGGGCAAGATGAAGGGGCTCAAGATCCCAAAGAAGGGAGAGATGAGTGCACTGTCCCGCAACATGAATGTCCAGCACATGAGCAAGGTCCTCCCGCCGCAGATGCTGAAGCAGATTGGTGGCATGGGTGGACTGCAGTCACTGATGAAACAGATGGGATCAAAGGAGATGAGTGGAATGTTCGGAGGCATGGGTGGTGACCGGTAA
- the LOC120672435 gene encoding single-stranded DNA-binding protein, mitochondrial-like: protein MGTRLMKGLSLKRLLAQWSSADLWRKSRAFSSTVSFSDLDEKDDMGGKGDDEFKGPRKNKEHQFRGVYRAIICGKVGRVPVQKILSNGHTVTVFTVGTGGMFDQRIVDDNLPMPAQWHRIAVHNEELGAYAVQKLVKNAAVYVEGDIETRVYNDRINDQVKNIPEICLRRDGKIRLLQSGESDVSKSLDELREGLF from the exons ATGGGCACAAGGCTTATGAAGGGCTTGAGCCTGAAGAGGCTCTTAGCACAGTGGAGCTCAGCTG ATCTTTGGCGTAAATCACGAGCATTCAGCTCCACTGTATCTTTTTCTGATCTCGATGAGAAGGATGATATGGGTGGCAAAGGTGATGATGAATTTAAAGGTCCTAGGAAAAATAAGGAACATCAATTCCGTGGTGTATACCGG GCAATTATTTGTGGCAAAGTTGGACGAGTGCCCGTGCAGAAAATATTAAGTAACGGGCACACGGTAACTGTATTCACTGTTGGGACAGGTGGAATGTTTGACCAGAGGATAGTAGATGATAACTTGCCAATGCCAGCACAGTGGCATCGGATAGCTGTCCATAATGAGGAGCTTGGTGCATATGCTGTTCAGAAGTTGGTCAAGAA TGCTGCAGTCTATGTTGAGGGTGATATCGAGACTAGAGTCTACAATGACAGAATCAATGATCAAGTGAAAAATATACCGGAGATCTGTTTGCGACGTGATG GCAAAATACGCTTGCTTCAATCAGGGGAAAGTGATGTCAGCAAATCTTTAGATGAATTAA GGGAAGGACTATTCTAG
- the LOC120675000 gene encoding uncharacterized protein LOC120675000 — MTEYEALLSGLRITIELGIKCFDVRGDSQLIIDQVMKEASHHDEKMEAYCNAVHRLEDNFDGLELNHIARKYNEEADQLAKITSGRTTVPPNVFARDLAKPSVDFKNPAKAVGVAPEPSGAATTEPSAKNPSMGEPEAMDTDFETSYVDEVEAMEIDEAPPQRDWRTQYHDWMIRGVLPSHRTQARCIARQAKSFVLIDDELYKRSPSGVLQQCIPIPEGKELIRDIHTGIYGHHAAPRTLMGNAFR; from the coding sequence ATGACGgaatacgaggccctcctcagcggCCTCCGCATCACCATAGAACTCGGCATAAAATGTTTTGACGTCCGGGGAGACTCCCAGCTCATCATCGACCAGGTGATGAAGGAGGCTAGCCACCACGAcgagaagatggaggcgtactgcaacgcAGTGCATCGCCTCGAGGACAATTTCGACGGGCTCGAGCTCAATCACAtcgcgcgcaagtacaacgaggaagcGGACCAACTAGCCAAGATCACGTCCGGGCGGACCACCGTTCCCCCGAACGTCTTTGCCCGTGACCTCGCCAAGCCGTCTGTTGACTTCAAGAACCCTGCGAAAGCCGTCGGGGTGGCAcccgaaccctcgggggctgcGACCACGGAGCCATCGGCCAAGAACCCCTCGATGGGGgagcccgaggccatggacacAGACTTCGAGACCTCTTATGTGGATGAGgttgaagcaatggagatcgacgaggctcCGCCTCAGCGAGACTGGCGCACCCAGTACcatgactggatgattcgaggggtcctaccctcgcaCCGCACTCAGGCGCGATGCATTGCTAGGCAGGCCAAGTCTTTCGTCCTAATCGACGACGAGCTGTACAAGCGTAGTCCCTCGGGCGTCCTACAACAATGCATCCCCattcccgagggcaaggagctgatccgggACATCCACACCGGCATCTACGGTCACCACgctgcgccgcgcaccctcaTGGGCAACGCGTTTCGATag